A genomic region of Burkholderia humptydooensis contains the following coding sequences:
- a CDS encoding sugar phosphate isomerase/epimerase family protein, which produces MRTLKGPSLHLAQFADDATPFDSLPNIAQWAAGVGFKALQIPAWDGRLFDVETAADSQDYCDEVKGSLAEHGLEISELTTHIFGQLVAVHPAYDAMCDNFAPEAVRGNPIARTAWALDRLKLAARASRRLGLTDMGTFSGSFAWPYLFPFPQRPAGLIETAFDELARRWRPILDVCDENGVNLCYEIHPSEDLHDGITFERFHALVGQHARCKILFDPSHFVLQQLDYLAYIDIYREHIRMFHVKDAEFLPSGRQGIYGGYSSWLERAGRFRSLGDGQVDFKAIFSKFAQYDYTGWATLEWECCLKDQEDGAREGVAFINDHIIRVTERIFDDFAGAAVNPRQIHAMLGMA; this is translated from the coding sequence ATGCGTACCCTCAAGGGCCCCAGCCTTCATCTCGCGCAGTTCGCCGACGATGCCACCCCGTTCGACAGCTTGCCGAACATCGCGCAATGGGCCGCCGGCGTTGGCTTCAAGGCGTTGCAGATTCCCGCCTGGGACGGGCGTCTGTTCGACGTGGAGACCGCTGCGGACAGTCAGGATTATTGCGACGAAGTGAAGGGCTCCCTGGCCGAGCATGGCCTGGAGATCAGCGAGTTGACCACGCACATCTTCGGGCAACTGGTTGCGGTGCATCCGGCGTACGACGCGATGTGCGACAACTTCGCCCCCGAGGCCGTGCGCGGCAATCCGATCGCGCGCACGGCATGGGCCCTGGACCGACTCAAGCTGGCGGCACGGGCCTCACGCCGCCTGGGGCTGACCGACATGGGCACCTTCTCGGGCTCGTTTGCGTGGCCCTACCTGTTTCCCTTTCCCCAGCGGCCCGCGGGCCTGATCGAGACGGCCTTCGACGAGCTGGCGCGGCGCTGGCGGCCGATTCTCGATGTCTGCGATGAAAACGGCGTCAACCTCTGTTACGAGATCCACCCGAGCGAGGACCTGCATGACGGCATCACCTTCGAACGCTTCCATGCGCTGGTCGGCCAGCACGCGCGCTGCAAGATCCTGTTCGATCCCAGTCATTTCGTGTTGCAGCAGTTGGACTATCTGGCCTACATCGACATCTACCGCGAGCACATCCGCATGTTCCATGTGAAGGATGCCGAATTTCTTCCCTCGGGCCGGCAAGGCATCTACGGCGGCTACAGTTCATGGCTGGAGCGTGCCGGCCGTTTCCGCTCGCTCGGCGACGGTCAGGTCGACTTCAAGGCGATCTTCTCCAAGTTCGCGCAATACGACTACACGGGCTGGGCCACCCTGGAGTGGGAATGCTGTCTCAAGGACCAGGAGGACGGCGCGCGCGAAGGCGTCGCGTTCATCAATGACCACATCATCCGCGTGACGGAGCGCATCTTCGACGACTTCGCCGGCGCCGCGGTCAATCCACGACAAATCCACGCCATGCTCGGCATGGCGTGA
- a CDS encoding alpha/beta fold hydrolase, whose translation MSAQLPPPSANSQGFTHQYVRIDGQRVHCVIAGAGTPVLLIPGWPQTWYAWRHVMQALAAHGFMAVAVDPPGTGYSDRPHVGYDTGHTAATLHRVMTLLGFDVYQVAGHDVGMWVAYALASDRPEAVTALALTEAVIPGLAPAPPIFVPPEENIFLWHFMFNQLADLPETLIAGRERAYLEFMFNRWSFRRDCVAVDVYVDAYAAPGGLRGGFSYYRAIPETVRQNRERAKRKLTMPVLAIGAEHATCDAPLVTMRDNAADLQGAVVPDCGHFIMEEAPDAFIGHLLPFLERRR comes from the coding sequence ATGTCCGCTCAACTTCCGCCGCCATCGGCCAACTCCCAAGGCTTCACCCACCAATATGTGCGCATCGATGGTCAGCGCGTGCATTGTGTGATCGCCGGCGCCGGTACCCCTGTCCTGCTGATTCCAGGGTGGCCGCAGACCTGGTACGCGTGGCGCCATGTCATGCAGGCGCTCGCAGCGCATGGCTTCATGGCTGTTGCTGTCGATCCGCCAGGCACCGGCTATTCCGACCGGCCGCATGTCGGCTATGACACCGGACACACGGCCGCCACCTTGCATCGCGTGATGACGCTGCTCGGCTTCGACGTCTACCAGGTGGCGGGTCACGACGTCGGCATGTGGGTGGCCTATGCGTTGGCCAGCGATCGACCCGAGGCGGTGACGGCGCTCGCGCTCACCGAGGCGGTGATTCCCGGGCTGGCCCCCGCGCCGCCGATCTTCGTCCCGCCGGAAGAAAACATCTTCCTCTGGCATTTCATGTTCAATCAGCTCGCCGACTTGCCCGAGACGCTGATTGCCGGGCGTGAACGCGCCTATCTGGAGTTCATGTTCAACCGCTGGTCGTTCCGGCGCGATTGTGTGGCTGTCGATGTTTATGTCGACGCCTATGCGGCTCCGGGTGGTTTGCGCGGCGGTTTTTCCTATTACCGCGCCATTCCGGAGACGGTCCGCCAGAATCGGGAGCGTGCGAAGCGCAAGCTGACGATGCCGGTGCTCGCCATCGGCGCCGAACATGCCACCTGCGACGCGCCGCTGGTCACCATGCGCGATAACGCCGCGGATTTGCAGGGCGCGGTCGTACCCGATTGTGGTCACTTCATCATGGAAGAGGCGCCCGACGCCTTTATCGGGCATCTGTTGCCCTTCCTGGAACGGCGCCGCTGA
- a CDS encoding alpha/beta hydrolase fold domain-containing protein: MVTSSWKRRPTPLSGICCPSWNGAAEHAPIDANIATLLGLDPARIDVGGDSAGGNLAAAACLVAREQGGPPIAHQLLLYPLLDASMNTESYRTYGQGYYLAQEVMRYCFDMYLADQAEGGSPCVSPLRAASREGLPPVTLPACEYDPVRDEAPSVCAAIAASRRAGRSRRAARDGPCLHSYVRRAPVAARRRPKAAARSARHRSEIVMESCINIQYSTRRNRAAPVPAQQCVRRACEPPAAFRRRELWLTHSDGQTNCHPAI, encoded by the coding sequence GTGGTCACTTCATCATGGAAGAGGCGCCCGACGCCTTTATCGGGCATCTGTTGCCCTTCCTGGAACGGCGCCGCTGAACATGCGCCGATCGACGCCAACATTGCCACGCTGCTGGGGCTCGACCCTGCGCGCATCGACGTCGGCGGCGACAGCGCGGGAGGGAACCTCGCGGCGGCGGCCTGCCTGGTCGCCCGGGAGCAGGGCGGTCCGCCGATCGCGCATCAGTTGTTGCTGTACCCGCTGCTGGATGCGTCGATGAACACGGAGTCCTATCGGACTTATGGGCAAGGCTACTACCTCGCGCAGGAGGTCATGCGGTATTGCTTCGATATGTACCTGGCCGATCAGGCCGAGGGCGGCTCGCCTTGCGTGTCGCCGCTACGGGCGGCTTCGCGCGAGGGGTTGCCGCCAGTCACGTTGCCGGCGTGCGAATACGATCCGGTGCGCGACGAAGCGCCAAGCGTATGCGCAGCGATTGCGGCAAGCCGGCGTGCCGGTCGATCTCGCCGTGCTGCCCGGGATGGTCCATGCCTGCATTCATATGTGCGTCGTGCGCCCGTTGCCGCCAGGCGCCGCCCCAAGGCGGCCGCCCGTTCCGCACGGCATCGGTCTGAGATAGTCATGGAAAGCTGTATAAATATCCAGTATAGTACTCGTCGAAATCGAGCCGCACCGGTGCCCGCGCAGCAATGCGTGCGCCGGGCCTGCGAGCCTCCCGCAGCCTTTCGGCGCCGCGAACTCTGGCTAACTCATTCAGACGGGCAGACAAATTGTCATCCAGCAATCTGA